Proteins encoded together in one Laspinema palackyanum D2c window:
- a CDS encoding SLBB domain-containing protein codes for MVSAESFSPPSHSPRRSSRPDLRQPIAQSVPGLTFSILVALITALPAVAQPSLAPEQEPRLLAQGAALQEAYTLGPGDRIQIDIFNVPEYSGENGQHQVLVDGTLNLPLVGRVSVEGLTLEQAASRLRNLYAPYLQRPEFLTISVMARRPVQVGISGEVRRPGSYIIAMNEAGSPRPTITTAIELAGGITSTANIRQVQLLRRSRGGPNQLITIDLTTLVQLGDLSQDVTIRDGDTIFIPPDPNINANDARQLAEASISGDSSQPINIAVVGEINRPGSYTVAGDAEAGGLLTLTRALQTAGGVTQSAEVGQIQVRRQPKSGPAQILSVNLWQLLNGDISQDIILQQGDTIFVPTGSGFNPTESSRLAQANFAGDPTQPVNIAVVGEVSRPGSYTVTRMDETGGLLTVTRALQTAGGVTQSAQLGEIQVLRQPQAGPARRIPVNLWALLRQGDLSQDIILQQGDTIYVPTGTGFNAAESTLLAEASFAGSLNQPVNIAVSGEVTRPGSYTVTRVDEAGGLLTVTRALQTAGGVTLSADIREIRVNRRPKAGSPQTIVVNLWEMLDRGDFSQDIILQQGDTIEVPTASNPNQIETARIATTNFAANTATPLNIAIVGEVNRPGTYTVSGEDVAATGNLETLTAPGTGGGVVGLPTVTRAIKIAGGITPTADIRRIQVLRQRNNGTQQIIDVNLWELLENGNLNQDVLLQQGDTIVVQTATNIDLAEAPRLATASFSPNRIQVNIVGEIQQPGVVELPPNASLNQAILVAGGFNNTRAEKDDVELIRLNPNGTVSRQTIPIDFAQGLDEGTNPILRNNDVIVVGRTGLATFGDRISPLGQVTNSVFSLFGILRFFNLF; via the coding sequence ATGGTCAGTGCAGAGTCCTTTTCTCCCCCATCTCATTCCCCTAGACGGTCTAGCAGACCGGACCTCAGACAACCGATCGCCCAGTCAGTCCCCGGGTTGACATTCTCGATATTAGTCGCCCTGATTACAGCACTCCCTGCGGTTGCACAGCCATCTTTAGCACCCGAACAAGAACCCCGACTCTTGGCCCAGGGAGCAGCCTTGCAAGAAGCCTATACCCTCGGTCCTGGCGATCGCATTCAAATCGATATTTTTAACGTCCCCGAATACAGCGGAGAAAATGGTCAACATCAAGTCTTAGTCGATGGCACCTTAAATCTGCCCTTGGTCGGCAGAGTTTCAGTAGAAGGCTTAACCTTAGAGCAAGCAGCCAGCCGACTCAGAAACCTCTATGCCCCCTACCTGCAACGACCAGAGTTCCTGACTATCTCCGTAATGGCGCGTCGTCCAGTTCAAGTGGGGATTTCTGGAGAAGTCAGAAGACCTGGTTCCTATATCATCGCCATGAATGAAGCGGGTAGCCCCAGGCCCACAATCACTACAGCTATTGAACTTGCCGGAGGGATTACCTCAACCGCAAATATTCGTCAGGTGCAGCTTCTACGGCGGTCTAGAGGGGGGCCAAATCAACTCATTACCATCGACCTTACCACCCTAGTCCAGTTGGGGGATCTCAGCCAAGACGTGACCATTCGTGATGGGGACACCATCTTTATTCCTCCCGATCCCAACATTAACGCCAACGATGCGCGTCAGCTTGCTGAGGCCAGCATTTCAGGGGATTCTTCTCAACCCATCAATATCGCCGTAGTCGGAGAAATTAATAGACCCGGTTCCTACACCGTGGCAGGAGATGCGGAAGCCGGTGGACTTCTGACCCTTACCCGTGCTCTCCAAACTGCTGGTGGCGTCACCCAATCTGCCGAAGTCGGTCAGATTCAAGTGCGACGACAACCGAAATCTGGACCCGCCCAAATCTTATCGGTCAACCTCTGGCAGCTTTTAAATGGGGATATCAGCCAAGATATTATTCTCCAACAAGGGGATACAATTTTCGTCCCTACCGGCAGTGGATTTAACCCCACCGAATCCTCTCGGTTAGCCCAGGCCAATTTTGCCGGGGACCCGACTCAACCTGTCAATATTGCCGTAGTCGGTGAAGTGAGCCGACCCGGTTCCTACACCGTCACCCGCATGGATGAGACAGGGGGACTCTTAACTGTCACCCGAGCTTTACAAACTGCCGGTGGCGTTACACAATCAGCACAGTTAGGCGAAATTCAAGTGTTGCGGCAACCCCAGGCCGGTCCAGCACGAAGGATCCCGGTCAACCTCTGGGCATTGCTTCGGCAAGGAGATCTCAGTCAAGATATTATTCTCCAACAAGGGGATACGATTTATGTCCCCACCGGCACGGGCTTTAATGCGGCAGAATCTACCCTATTAGCTGAAGCCAGTTTTGCAGGTAGTCTAAATCAACCTGTCAATATTGCAGTGTCAGGGGAAGTGACTCGTCCAGGCTCGTACACTGTGACGCGAGTGGATGAAGCCGGTGGACTCCTCACCGTCACTCGTGCCTTGCAAACTGCTGGGGGAGTCACCTTATCCGCAGATATTCGCGAAATCCGCGTCAACCGTCGCCCGAAAGCCGGTTCTCCTCAAACAATTGTGGTGAATTTATGGGAAATGCTCGATCGCGGGGATTTCAGTCAGGATATCATTCTCCAACAAGGGGATACGATTGAAGTGCCAACGGCGAGTAACCCCAATCAAATAGAAACGGCTCGCATCGCCACGACTAACTTTGCCGCAAATACCGCTACCCCCCTGAATATTGCGATCGTGGGAGAGGTCAACCGTCCTGGAACCTATACCGTTTCCGGGGAGGATGTCGCCGCCACTGGGAATCTGGAAACTCTCACGGCTCCTGGCACGGGTGGGGGTGTAGTGGGACTGCCCACAGTCACCCGAGCCATTAAAATTGCTGGAGGGATCACCCCAACTGCGGATATTCGGCGGATTCAAGTGCTGCGGCAACGCAACAATGGCACCCAACAAATTATTGATGTGAATCTGTGGGAACTCTTGGAAAATGGCAATTTGAACCAAGATGTTCTGCTGCAACAAGGGGATACGATTGTGGTCCAAACCGCAACTAATATTGATTTAGCAGAAGCCCCCAGACTGGCGACGGCAAGTTTCTCTCCCAACCGGATTCAAGTCAATATTGTCGGTGAAATTCAGCAACCGGGAGTAGTAGAATTACCCCCCAATGCTTCGTTAAACCAAGCGATTTTGGTAGCGGGAGGATTTAATAATACCCGGGCGGAAAAAGATGACGTGGAACTGATTCGGTTAAACCCCAATGGCACCGTGTCTCGGCAAACCATTCCCATTGATTTTGCTCAGGGACTTGATGAAGGGACTAATCCCATTCTACGAAACAATGATGTGATTGTGGTCGGGCGTACGGGGTTAGCGACATTCGGAGATAGAATTAGCCCACTCGGGCAGGTGACCAATTCTGTATTCTCTCTGTTTGGAATCTTGCGATTTTTTAATCTGTTCTAA